A genomic region of Rhipicephalus sanguineus isolate Rsan-2018 chromosome 3, BIME_Rsan_1.4, whole genome shotgun sequence contains the following coding sequences:
- the LOC119388156 gene encoding akirin-2, whose translation MACATLKRSSSCDPLSPNGNSAKRRRFCLSTSSVTTPHTPRHALQARPHQVRSSPFVDATPKMTSEEIEANVHDEMLRLQRRRQLCFQEGSPDYACPAVLDTWPPQGAKADQPIFTFRQVGLIVERMVGEREKQLREVYDSVLSAKLAEQYDAFVKFTHDQIQRRYDSVTPSYLS comes from the coding sequence ATGGCGTGCGCTACGCTGAAGAGATCGAGCAGCTGCGACCCGCTGAGCCCCAACGGAAACTCAGCAAAGCGACGAAGGTTCTGCCTGTCGACGTCGTCAGTCACTACGCCACATACGCCACGCCATGCCCTCCAAGCCAGGCCGCACCAGGTACGCTCTTCACCATTCGTCGACGCGACGCCGAAGATGACGTCCGAAGAGATCGAGGCCAACGTCCACGATGAGATGTTGCGTCTCCAGCGACGCAGGCAGCTGTGCTTCCAGGAAGGATCGCCAGACTACGCCTGTCCGGCCGTGCTCGATACGTGGCCGCCGCAGGGTGCAAAGGCTGACCAGCCTATCTTCACGTTCCGCCAGGTGGGCCTGATCGTCGAGCGCATGGTAGGCGAACGAGAGAAGCAGCTACGCGAGGTCTACGACAGCGTGCTGTCCGCCAAGCTGGCCGAACAGTACGACGCTTTTGTCAAGTTCACGCACGACCAGATTCAGAGACGCTACGACAGTGTTACGCCTAGCTACTTGTCCTAG